Below is a genomic region from bacterium.
ACTCCCTGGCCATCAGAGATGGGCTTCTTCAGCAGGCCCGAATCGCTCAGTACGACGCTGATACAGTGCGCCTGGTTCTGGATATGGAGAGCGTCAAGGACAGCACAGCCACCGCCCTTTCGGACCCCTCGAGGCTGGTAGTGGATATCTATGGAGAGGGGCAGTTGACCCAGGGAGGCGATCCTGGAAATACTGGTTCGAATTCACCCGGATCAGAGGTGCTGCCCCTTTCCCAGCAGCTTGGTCTGAAGGTAAAAAGAATCGTTCTTGACCCTGGCCACGGCGGCAGGGACCCCGGGGCTGTTGGTCCTAAAGGGCTCAAAGAAAAAGATGTGGTGCTGTCCCTGGCAAAACGGATAAAATCTGCTCTGGAGGCCCGGGGATACGAGGTCCTGATGACAAGAGACAGCGATGTCTACGTCAAGCT
It encodes:
- a CDS encoding N-acetylmuramoyl-L-alanine amidase: SLAIRDGLLQQARIAQYDADTVRLVLDMESVKDSTATALSDPSRLVVDIYGEGQLTQGGDPGNTGSNSPGSEVLPLSQQLGLKVKRIVLDPGHGGRDPGAVGPKGLKEKDVVLSLAKRIKSALEARGYEVLMTRDSDVYVKLEDRAIFANNSRADLFVSIHTNASKNRAVRGIETYFLGVARDRQSS